In Paraburkholderia phenazinium, one DNA window encodes the following:
- a CDS encoding GFA family protein, with product MEMKGSCLCGAVGYQVDALSTAISHCHCRTCQKAHASAYATTARVQREHFRWTSGESLLRSFESSPGKLRHFCSVCGTHLVAERPEQPHVILRVPTLDDDPGVTPAMHIWTSHDRSWICEDEPIPRHPEWPPAN from the coding sequence ATGGAAATGAAAGGCAGCTGCTTATGCGGGGCGGTCGGCTATCAGGTAGACGCGCTGTCCACGGCTATTTCTCATTGCCACTGCCGGACGTGTCAGAAGGCCCACGCGAGTGCATATGCCACGACTGCCCGCGTGCAGCGAGAGCACTTTCGCTGGACCTCCGGCGAGAGCCTGTTGCGCAGTTTCGAATCTTCTCCGGGCAAGCTGCGGCACTTCTGTTCGGTTTGCGGCACGCACCTCGTTGCCGAACGTCCCGAACAGCCGCACGTCATTCTGCGAGTGCCGACCCTCGACGACGATCCCGGCGTCACGCCTGCTATGCATATCTGGACTTCGCACGATCGTTCGTGGATCTGCGAAGACGAGCCGATTCCGCGCCACCCCGAATGGCCGCCGGCGAATTGA
- a CDS encoding multidrug effflux MFS transporter — protein MNHTIPERAAMPAREPNSPRFLLLLICLFASAGQLAIDIYVPALPAMARFFATSPQAIQSSVSGYMAAYAIGQLVFGPVADAHGRKPVLAFGLVIFTIGCLLSLAAPNLETFLLARCLQGFGIAATNLLAKAIITDSFSGQALVHAFTYMAIAWGLAPIVAPVIGAHLQTLFGWKSCLVFLLVYSLVMWALVWRYRETLRRPVHLAPRTLLTNAGKVLSSPVFQSCFLAQGLCYSILLVFNIVGPFMVQNTLHKPPTYFAYLALGIGMMYFLGGLSNRVHSPRLPSAERRLQIGARVMAASSIAMLVLALTAGLRVWTLATPVLVMGFCAGAMYPTLMAKGNSLFPHIAGLTSAILGCALLLVSSAMMGLAGFVSVQVLTPLAVFFVILALTVVGMVTKLLRHLAQLQTEAVACPNGEAA, from the coding sequence ATGAACCACACCATCCCCGAGCGCGCCGCCATGCCCGCGCGCGAGCCGAACTCGCCGCGGTTTCTGCTGCTCCTGATCTGCCTGTTCGCCTCCGCCGGGCAGCTCGCGATCGACATTTACGTACCCGCGCTACCCGCCATGGCGCGTTTCTTCGCGACCTCGCCTCAGGCGATCCAGTCGAGCGTGTCGGGCTACATGGCGGCCTATGCGATCGGCCAGCTCGTCTTCGGACCCGTCGCCGACGCGCATGGGCGCAAGCCCGTACTGGCTTTCGGTCTCGTCATCTTTACGATTGGCTGCCTGCTGTCGCTCGCCGCGCCGAATCTTGAGACGTTCCTCCTCGCCCGCTGTCTGCAGGGCTTCGGTATCGCCGCCACCAACCTGCTCGCGAAGGCGATCATCACCGATTCGTTTTCCGGTCAGGCGCTGGTCCACGCGTTCACCTACATGGCGATTGCGTGGGGACTCGCACCGATTGTCGCGCCGGTGATCGGTGCCCATCTGCAAACCTTGTTCGGCTGGAAGTCCTGCCTGGTCTTCCTGCTCGTCTATTCGCTTGTGATGTGGGCACTGGTGTGGCGCTATCGCGAGACGCTGCGGCGGCCGGTGCACCTCGCGCCGCGCACGCTGTTGACCAACGCCGGCAAAGTGCTCTCGAGCCCCGTGTTCCAGAGCTGCTTTCTCGCGCAGGGGCTGTGCTACAGCATCCTGCTCGTGTTCAACATCGTCGGGCCGTTCATGGTGCAGAACACCTTGCACAAGCCACCGACCTATTTCGCCTACCTCGCACTCGGTATCGGGATGATGTACTTCCTGGGCGGTCTGTCGAATCGCGTGCATAGCCCGCGTTTGCCGAGCGCCGAGCGGCGGCTGCAGATCGGTGCGCGCGTGATGGCGGCGTCGTCGATCGCGATGCTGGTGCTCGCGCTCACGGCCGGCCTGCGCGTCTGGACGCTCGCCACGCCTGTGCTCGTCATGGGTTTCTGCGCCGGGGCGATGTATCCCACGCTGATGGCCAAGGGCAATTCGCTGTTCCCGCATATCGCCGGCCTGACGAGCGCGATCCTGGGGTGTGCGCTGTTGCTGGTGTCGTCGGCGATGATGGGGCTCGCCGGCTTCGTGTCGGTGCAGGTCCTGACGCCGCTCGCAGTGTTCTTCGTGATCCTCGCGCTCACGGTCGTCGGCATGGTGACGAAACTGCTGCGGCATCTGGCGCAACTGCAGACCGAGGCCGTCGCGTGCCCCAACGGCGAGGCGGCGTAG